DNA from Sphingomonas psychrotolerans:
TACCTCGGCGAACAACGCGCGCGGGAAAACCGGCGTCCCCAGATTGCGCACCGATTCCGCATAGACCGCGTAATGCGCTGCCGCGTCCGCGCTGCCGGCAACGATCTCGAGATCGTTGCCCAGCGACCGCCGCACCTCGGCGCGCTGCTTGCGCGGGATGGCAAGCAATTCCGCCTCGTCATCCGCGGCCAGATCGCGCGCGAAGCCTAGATAGGTGGTGTCGTCCATCTGCCACCCCTCGCCCGGAAGCGCGCCACCGCGCAATTCCACCGTCGGGCAACTCAGCCGTCCCGCCAGCGCCCACGCCGCTTCGGCCAGTTCAGCCGCGGTCGCCGCATCGTCCGCAAGGACGCCCCCGCCCACGCCGAACCCGGCCGAGACCAGCGCTCGCCCGAACAACGGCGAATGCACTTCGGTCAACGGCAGCACGCCGCCGATGCCGTTGCCGCGCTCGGCGACGAGATAATGGCTCTTCTGCCGGCAGCCGCGCGCTACCGCGACGCTCCACTCCGGCAAATGAAACGGCGTTCCCTGCGGGTGATCCTGCAGCCACGCGCTGATCCGCGCTCGCTCGATCGCATCTCCCGGGTCGGCAATGCGCAGCCCGATCGGCCGCGCCAGCAGCGGCGCGTTCATTGCAGCCGCTCCGCCTCGCGCGCGGCGATCGCGTCGATCCGCCCCCACGCATGGGTCGCGATCAGCCGCTCGAGCTTCCCCGCCATCGCGCCGAGCCGGGCATAATGCCGAAGTCTCGACTTGAGCGGCGCATTGGCCATCCGCGGCTGGCCGGGATCGACTTCCCAGGGATGAAAATAGAAGATCGCCGATGTGCCTTCCGCATTGGCACGGCGCACCGCACGATCGGTCACGCCGTTCGGCAGCAGCCGGAAGAAGCCGCCCCCCGCAGTGATCTCACGTCCCGCCACCTTCGCGATGGTGATCGGCAGCTCGACCAGCCCGGCATCCGCGATCGGCCGAAAAGCGGCACGCGGCGCCTCGGGCCAGCCATAATGGTCATGCCGGATCGGCGCGATGCTCGACGAATAGAGATACCCCGCCTCGGCGAGTTCGGCATGCGCCCAGGGCGTGCGCCGATCGATCGAGAAGCTCGGCGCGCGATAGCCGGTCACCCTGGTGCCGCTGGCATCCTCCAGCGCCGCGCGGGCATCGGCCAGATCGGCGCGGAACGCCTTCGCATCCATCGTGAAGACGCGCTGATGCGCCCAGCCATGGCTGGCGACCTCGTGGCCTGCCTCGGCGATACGGCGGATCAGCGCCGGATAGCGCTTCGCCACCCAGCCAAGCGTGAAGAAGGTGGCATGCACCCCCGCTGCGCCGAACAATGCCAGCACCCGATCGGTGTTCGCCTCGACGCGATGCTCGAGCCCGTCCCAGTCGTCGCGTGCGATCGTCTTCTCGAACGCACCGACCTGAAACCAGTCCTCGACATCTACCGAGAGGCCGTTGACCAGCATTCCCTCAGGCCGCGTGCCCGCGCAGGCTCGACAGGTCCGGCCGCCGTTCACCGTCGCCGCTCTCGACCCAGTCGACGAGCAGAGTCAGCACCCGGCGCAACGCCGCATCCTGCTCCTGCAGCTGCTTCTCGAGGTCGGCGATACGCCGATCGATCGGCGCTTCCGCAACCGGCGCGGCGGGTTCGACGAGTGTAGGGGTCGGAGCCGGGCTCTCGACGAGCGGCTCGGCGCGAAGCGGCCGTGGCTCGGCCGGTGCTGACGGAGTCGGCGTACCCATCGCCATCGGCGCGATATCGCGCAGCTCGAGCGGCTCGACCAACGTGGGGCTGCGCTTGGCGATCGGCCCCGAGTCCTTGTCGAGATCGTCGATCACTGCGGCAACCTCGGGCGCACCGAATGTGTCGAGATGCTCGATCGCGCCGAACAGCAGCACCCGGCCGGCGAGTTGGTTGACCCGGCGCGGGATACCCCCCGACCAGCGATGCATCGCCGCCAGCGCATCGTTGGTGAAGCGCGGCTTGCCGCGCCAGCCGACCAGCGACAGGCGGTGGAGCAGATAGGGCTCGACTTCATTGGCATCCATCGGGGCGAGATGGTGCATCGCGATCACGCGCTGGCGCAACTGTTCGAGCTTGCCGTCCTGCAGCGTCAGCCGGAATTCGGGCTGGCCGAGCAGGAAGATCTGGAGCAGCGGATAGCCGCCCGCCTGGAAATTGGAGAGCATGCGCAGCTCCTCCAGGCTCTCCGCCGGCAGTGCCTGCGCCTCGTCGATGATCAGCAAGGTACGGCGGCCGTCGCGCGCCACCGCATGCAACCCGTGCTCGATCGCGGCGAGCATCGCGGACTTGCTTGCGCCGTTCGCGTCGATCTCGAGCCCAGCGCACACCGTCTGGAGCAGATCCTCCGGGCGCAGCTGGGTCGAGACGATCTTGATGACGTTCAGGCGCTGCTCGTCGATCTCGCCGAGCAAATGCCCCATCAAAGTGGTCTTGCCCACGCCGGGATCGCCAGTGATCACCACAAAGCCCTCGCCCTGGCTCAGCCCATAGCCGAGATAGGCCATCGCCTTGCGGTGAGTCGCCGTGTCGAACCAGAAGCGCGGGTCCGGCGTAAGCTGGAACGGCCGGCCGCTCAGTCCATAGTGATCGTCATGCATCTGCTTGCGTCCCTCAGAATCCGTAGCGAAGGCCGACCAGTGCCTGCGCCTGGGCGGTAGCATTGGAATCGCCTTCCCTGTCGAAACCGAACAGCCCGAGCGACGCCGTCGCGCTGAGCGGTCCGAACATATGCGTGTAAGCCGTGTTCGCGCCGTAGCCGAGAATGCCTTGGGCATCGGCTAGGTCGCTGTCGTAATAGCTGCCGAACACGCTGGTGCTGATCGATCCGTTGCGGCCGACATCGCTCGACGCGAACAGCTGCGCATAGACGCTCTCGTCCGATGTGCCGTCGATGCTCACGCCGCCGACGCTCTGCGGCGTCAGGAAGGTCCGCCGCGCATAGCCGCCGCCCACGCCGATCCGCGTGCCCCCGCGGTTGAGCACCGCCACGCCGGTCACGCCGCGGGCGCGATAGGCCGAAGTGACGGTCGATGCGAACACCTGGTTGAGGCAGCCGCCGGCCGCAGCGCCGGTGGTGCCGTAGATGCAGCCGCCGAACTGGTTGCCGAACGGATCGGTCGTGGTGAGGAATGCCGTCGGCAGCTTGGTCAGCTGACCGTTCAATTCCTGCCCAAAGGTTTCGACGCTGTCGTAGACGCCGATCTGCACGCCGCTGCCGGGGCCGATCTGATAGCTCGCCGAGCCGGTATAGGTCATCGAGCCATAGCGACGGCCGGCACGCGCCTCGAGGAAGGTGCGGCGGCTCGGACGCCAGATCACGCCGGCATCCCAGAAGGTGCCGTCGAAATTGTAGGCGATCCGGCGCGGTGAGGACGGATCGGTGACGAAGCGGCCATTGCGATCGATCACCGGGCGGCCGCCGTTCATCAGCGCGTCGCGCTGGCTGACTTCGATCTTTTCATAGCCGATTCCGGCCGTCAGCGCGACACCGCGGCCGACCGGAAGCACCACGTCGCCACGGGCGAACTTGCCCTCGAAGCGCTGGTCGAGCTGCCCGGCATCTTCACGGGTATACGAACCGCTGACGGTGACGCCGACCGGCAGGCCCTTGCCCGATTTCACGCCGACACTGGCGGTCGCGACATGGACCTTCGAATCGTCGTAACGGTCGAGCGGCGAGGCGCCCGCGGGAACCCCGGTGCCGCCATTGGGCGCCTCGACCTTGGTGTAGCCGAAACGATAGGCGGCGTTGGCGAAGGCCGGCCCGATATGAGTCGCGAGGCTAGGCCCAACATAGCCGGCGAAGACCTGGCTGCTGTTGCCGACATTGCCCTGCGACGTTGCCAGTGCATCGCCGCGAATGTCGGCGCGGCTGCGCGCCGCGATGGCGCCGGCTTCCATCGTCAGTTCGGGTGTGATCTTGGCACGCGCCTGAACGAGGCCGCTGTGCATCGAATCGTCCGCCAGATCCTTGTCGTAGGAAAAGCGGTGCTGGTACTGATAGCTGACCTGTACCTCGACGCGGCGGCCGGTCACCTGCGCGTCGACGCCCA
Protein-coding regions in this window:
- a CDS encoding FemAB family XrtA/PEP-CTERM system-associated protein — its product is MNAPLLARPIGLRIADPGDAIERARISAWLQDHPQGTPFHLPEWSVAVARGCRQKSHYLVAERGNGIGGVLPLTEVHSPLFGRALVSAGFGVGGGVLADDAATAAELAEAAWALAGRLSCPTVELRGGALPGEGWQMDDTTYLGFARDLAADDEAELLAIPRKQRAEVRRSLGNDLEIVAGSADAAAHYAVYAESVRNLGTPVFPRALFAEVLRAFGDAADILTVRHRGVAVASVLSLYWKGIVYPYWGGGTAAARGLRANDAMYFALMRHARERGCTRFDFGRSKAGTGAAAFKKNWGFEPEILRYFTRSPEGVAPRKVNPLDPKYSLQVRAWSRMPLWAANRLGPWIARGLG
- a CDS encoding XrtA system polysaccharide deacetylase encodes the protein MLVNGLSVDVEDWFQVGAFEKTIARDDWDGLEHRVEANTDRVLALFGAAGVHATFFTLGWVAKRYPALIRRIAEAGHEVASHGWAHQRVFTMDAKAFRADLADARAALEDASGTRVTGYRAPSFSIDRRTPWAHAELAEAGYLYSSSIAPIRHDHYGWPEAPRAAFRPIADAGLVELPITIAKVAGREITAGGGFFRLLPNGVTDRAVRRANAEGTSAIFYFHPWEVDPGQPRMANAPLKSRLRHYARLGAMAGKLERLIATHAWGRIDAIAAREAERLQ
- a CDS encoding AAA family ATPase, with product MHDDHYGLSGRPFQLTPDPRFWFDTATHRKAMAYLGYGLSQGEGFVVITGDPGVGKTTLMGHLLGEIDEQRLNVIKIVSTQLRPEDLLQTVCAGLEIDANGASKSAMLAAIEHGLHAVARDGRRTLLIIDEAQALPAESLEELRMLSNFQAGGYPLLQIFLLGQPEFRLTLQDGKLEQLRQRVIAMHHLAPMDANEVEPYLLHRLSLVGWRGKPRFTNDALAAMHRWSGGIPRRVNQLAGRVLLFGAIEHLDTFGAPEVAAVIDDLDKDSGPIAKRSPTLVEPLELRDIAPMAMGTPTPSAPAEPRPLRAEPLVESPAPTPTLVEPAAPVAEAPIDRRIADLEKQLQEQDAALRRVLTLLVDWVESGDGERRPDLSSLRGHAA